GATTGAAAATATTTATAATTACATAAATGTCAAGAAAGATCAGTGGTTCCCATTCCTTGTGTTGGAAAATTAGTATACAAGAAAAGCAAAAATATATTTGTAAAAAATCatagataaaaaaatataaattaaaaagaAATTTTTTATTAATTACAAAATTAACACAAATATCGGTTTAAACCAGAATTagaaataaaaacaaaataagAAGAAAACAAGGAATGCTTATCAACGAAACACATTAAGTCACAAGTCTTGAGGAGGATGAGAATTACCTAACTCTTAATAATAGACCAAACTTTTCATTAAAGAATTTGTACTTCCGTTAACATAGTCTCTTAAGGGAAAATACTTCCCTTCTTATGACAGACAATAATAGATAAAGGTTTGTAGACTCCATGGCACCGCGTAGTGTATAGTGAAGTGTTGAGTTTCTCCCTCCATGAtgtgcaggttaggttaggtaaggttcgtcaggaaacaggacaagtgtttcctgacgccagtcttagtcagatgatgacccgccgttggaggttttggttatctgactgaggccttccgctggcttaccggtccaaacgtttaaaaattatggttagttATAACCATATAGTTATTCACAATGTGTTTATAGCTACAAGTGTGGTAGACCTATTGTGTACTATTATGCATCAATACATCCGAATAAGTTGCGTGGGAACATATACTCTGAGGTAAGATATCCTGGGCCTGGGATACTTTACGTCTGCGTTACAGTGCAATGAACTGTAATGTCGTGACTGGTAGTACATTTACATAAGTGTATCACATAACAAGCTGAGTTAAATAAAGAGTTCCAAGAGTCTGGAATACTTCCGAGTGCACGAGTGTTGACTCACGAAGTGAGTCAACACAAGTTATtaccagtggttaacgcactggcctgtgagtgttaggactcactcgccatgggttcaaatcttaACCATTTAGTGATCTCTACGAGTGCAGGAGAGCTATTAATAAATGAAGTTATTTTATCAACACCGGAGCGTCACCAAGTAAAGACGATGGAAGAATCCTGCCATGAAAAAATCAGAGCGGCCCTAACATACCGGTGGAAAATTTTATTAACAAATTGttaatacaaaacaaattctggccacaaaatagagcgaaacaccaacgtcaaagacctgggagtgattatgtcggaggatctcaccttcaaggaccataacattgtatcaatcgcatctgctagaaaaatgacaggatggataatgagaaccttcaaaacgagggaggccaagcccatgatgacactcttcaggtcacttgttctatctaggctggaatattgctgcacactaacagcacctttcaaggcaggtgaaattgccgacctagaaaatgtacagagaactttcacggcgcgcataacggagataaaacacctcaattactgggagcgcttgaggttcctaaacctgtattccctggaacgcaggagggagagatacatgattatatacacctggaaaatcctagagggactagtaccgaacttgcacacgaaaatcactcactacgaaagcaaaagacttggcagacgatgcaccatcctcccaatgaaaagcaggggtgtcactagcacgttaagggaccatacaataagtgtcaggggcccgagactgttcaactgtctcccagcacacataagggggattaccaacagacccctggctgtcttcaagctggcactggacaagcacctaaagtcagttccggatcagccgggctgtggctcgtacgttggtttgcgtgcagccagcagcaacagcctggttgatcaggcgctgatccaccaggaggcctggtcacagaccgggccgcgggggcgttgacccccgaaactctctccaggtaaactccaggtaagagccGCGACACACAGGAGAAACCATGTAGGAAAGTTTACACAGAAAAAGACACTCGTACATATATCTCCTATACTAAGATATCTTTTCTCTTACAATTAAACATTACATTTTCATTTATTACTAATAAGTATCAAAGAAAATTTATGGGGTAAAAATATTATGAATATATTAATTGATTggtatattagtgtatatatcagtgttatGTAATGAAAGGAATATATCAGAGTTTATACAGATACTTATACATCAATACTGATACCATGAGAGTTTACTGTATTTTCAATTAAGCTATTGTTATCGTTCATGTTAGTATATGGGAAGTTAACTTCCGTAATGACTCGTTCAGTCTGTTGGTTTTAAACCATAAAAACTATTAAAAAATTAATACAGAATAAAATATCTTCTTCATTTTGTAAAATGCATAAAAACGTTGATGTAGTTACCAAGAATAATCATGTCCTTACGAAAAAATATATTGGGCACGAATACGTCGCCGCCAAATTTCTTATTTTGTGTATGATGTTGACACAGTGAGAAACTTAGGAATGGCTTCAAGGAACAGATCGCTATTTCTCTGTAACAAAACTGCAGTCTTTATTTCCCATGAATGCTAAATACCACTTTCGTTACCAGTTCAAACCACAGACATTGTGGGGAGATCCAAGTGCCGAAGGTTACTCTGCGAGGGAGGCGCCACCTGTCCTATATAAAGTCCTGGACACACCAGCGCCATCACATTGTTCAAGTCGTCAACCTCTCAACTCCTGCAGTCATGGTATGAGTTAATACTTAGTGAGAAGTTGCTCTAAAACACttgcacaataatgtaatatatcatatattattattttgaacCAACAATTCTTTGTCTTTCAGTATTTCCTGCCAGTGACGGTGGTGTTGTCCGTGATGGCTGCTGTTCATGGTGGACTAATTGGGGGTCTCGGTGGCTATGGTGGACACGGTGGATATGGCGGTCTAGGTGGTCTTGGCGGTCTAGGTGGTCTTGGCGGAATTGGAGGACTTGGAGGTCTTGGCGGACTTGGTGGCATTGGCGGCCTTGGAGGATATGGAGGCTATGGCGGCTCTAACGGATTTGGTGGCTTTGGCGGCCATGGTGGAGGATTTAATGGAGGATACAGTAAGCATTGGATTTCCTTGGCTATACTTAATTATATccaaaaatattttattacactCTTTATTTGGTTCCAAAGAGCGGGCTAAATgtctcgggttcgattcccgcctTTTCGCAGTATTGTATTTGCTTAAAAACTACTTTGTTCTGTGGAAGCACTAATATGTGTACTGCTCCTTGAGACTGCAATCCCAAACTGGAtaagaatgaaattagtcctgtAGTATCGACTGCCAGGAATATGCTGGCACCGGGAGGCACACCCAGTGTACTTGCTGGGTGCCTGTGTTTTTAGCATGGTGGTCAAGTGGTTTAAAGCATCGGGAGGTTAActtggcttatatatatatatatatatatatatatatatatatatatatatatatatatatatatatatatatatatatatatatatatatatatatatatatatatatatatatatatatatatatatgtgtgtatgtgtatgtatgtgtgtgtgtgtgtatgtgtatgtgtatgtgtgtgtgtgtgtgtgtgtgtgtgtgtgtgtgtgtgtgtgtgtgtgtgtgtgtgtgtgtgtgtctgtgtgtgtgtgtgtgtgtgtgtgtgtgaatgtaaagTATTATTAATATAGGTTTTATCATTCCACAGGCAGCCAAGGAGGACACACGTTTGTGCTGAGCAAGAGTCACGGTAAGGCAGCAACACTTCTTTATGTTTATCGCACAAGAAATGCAACAATATCATGTACATATACAGtacttacataaaatatattatatcatTGTTAATAATGTTATCTTCCATGTTTACAGGGAGTCATGGAGCGTTTGGCCAGGGTGGACAACACGGATTTGGCAAAGGTGGTGGATTCAACGAATTTGGCAAAGGTGGTGGATTCGGCGGCGTTGGTGGTTTGGGTGGGTACAGTGGATTGGTCCACAATGCTTAGTATTTTTTcgaattttatatcatttgttAGTGGCAATATAAACTGGAACTTGTCTTAAGTACCACACTACAGCATATTTCATAATTTCAGGCTACGGGAAGTAGTACGTCTGGCCTCATTATGTTCTGACCAGGTCCGGCACCGTCCCCCTCAGCCCTCTTAACGACTAATACTGGAATAAACTAACTAAACACTAACTCTTCCTTTTTATTGTCATTTTTTTGTAATTACCTCTTTCGTAATATCAAATTCAATTAAGAAATACACTTTGTATTAGCCTCTGGTAAATGGAGCAAGAAATACATTCAGTTTCATTTAGAGATGCAAATGTTATCTTTGCTGTGATTTCTGACGGTGGTACCCTCGTCTAACAAAGGGTAGGTTGCAACATAGACGAATTTCAATTTCACATAGAATC
The sequence above is drawn from the Cherax quadricarinatus isolate ZL_2023a unplaced genomic scaffold, ASM3850222v1 Contig4906, whole genome shotgun sequence genome and encodes:
- the LOC138852196 gene encoding PE-PGRS family protein PE_PGRS47-like, giving the protein MYFLPVTVVLSVMAAVHGGLIGGLGGYGGHGGYGGLGGLGGLGGLGGIGGLGGLGGLGGIGGLGGYGGYGGSNGFGGFGGHGGGFNGGYSSQGGHTFVLSKSHGSHGAFGQGGQHGFGKGGGFNEFGKGGGFGGVGGLGYGK